Sequence from the Thermus tengchongensis genome:
TGGCGTCCATGCCGGTAAGGGCCTTCAGGTACTCCCCAAGCTCCCACATGAGCTCCAGGGCCCCTTGGGCCGTGCTGGGGTCCTGGTAGGGGTGGAGGTCGGCGAAAAGCCTCGCGGCCTCCTCGTGGAGCTTGGGGTTGTACTTCATGGTGCAGCTCCCCAAGGGGTAGAAGGTGGTGTCCACCCCCACCTGGCGGCGGGAGAGCCCCGTGTAGTGGCGCACCAGGGTGAGCTCGTCCACCTCGGGAAGCCGGGGTGGGTCCTTGCGCAAGAACTTCTCCGGGATGTAGCGGGTGGCCTCAGGCGTCTCCTTCACTAGCCTCAGGCCCCGCCTTCCCGGACGGCTTCGCTCAAAGATCAGGGGGTAGCTCATGCCAACACCTCCCGCATGGCCGCTTGCAGGGCCAAAAGGTCCTCCTCCCGGTGGAGCTCCGTGGCGGCAAAGAGGGCGAGGTTCTCCCCGTACTCCTTCGGCACCGGGGTGGCGGCATGGAAGCCCCTTGCCGCCAGGGCTTCCCGCACCGTCTGGGGTTCCTTGGGAAGCCTGAGAACAAACTCGTTGAAGAAGGGCTTTGGGGTGAAAGGCTCCACCCCCGGGATCTCCAAAAGAAGCTCCCAGAGGCGGTGGGCCATGGCCACCCCGCTTAGGGCCACCTCCTTGAGCCCTTCGGGCCCCAAGGCCGCCAGGTACATGGCCCCCATGAGGGCGGTGAGCTGGGCGTTGGTGGTGATGTTGCTCTTGGCCTTGGCCCGGCGGATGTACTGCTCCCGGGCCTGGAGGGTGAGGATATAGCCCCGCTTGCCCTCGGCGTCCACCGTCTCCGAGACCAGCCGCCCCGGCATTTGCCGCACGAAGGCCTTCTTGGTGGCCAGGTAGCCGAAGTGGGGACCGCCAAAGCCCATGGGCAGGCCCAGGGTCTGCCCGTCCCCCACGGCGATGTCCGCTCCGTAGGCCCCCGGGGGCTTCAGCACCCCCAAGGAGAGGGGATCGGCCACCGCCACCAAGAGGGCTCCCGCCCGGTGGGCGGCTTCCGCCAGGGGGGCCAGGTCCTCTAAGGCCCCCAGGAAGTTGGGGTTCTGGGCCACCACCGCCCCTACCCCCTCGGGCACCTCCACCGCCGGGGTCCGCCCGCCCTCCAGGGGCAGGGTGCGGAGGGAAGCCCCCACCGCTTCCAGGTAGGTGAGGAGCACCTGCCGGTACTCCGGGTGGACCCCTTGGGACACCCAGACCTCCATCCGCCCCGTTTCCCTAAGGGCCAAGAGCACCCCCTCGGCCAAGGCCGTGGCCCCGTCGTACATGGAGGCGTTGGCCACCTCGAGGCCCGTGAGCTCGGCGATCATGGTCTGGTACTCAAAGGTGGCCTGCAAAACCCCTTGGCTCACCTCCGGCTGGTAGGGGGTGTAGGCGGTCAGGAACTCCCCCCGGCTCGCCAAGGCCTGGACCACGGGGGGGGTGTGGTGGCCACGAACCCCACCCCCCAAAAAGGCCTTAAAGGCCGGTTTGTTTTTCCCTGCAAGCCGCTTGAGCTCCTCCAGCACCGCCCACTCCGGCAAGGGCTCGGGCAGGGAAATCTCGGGGTTCAAAACCTCCTTTGGCAGGTGCCGGTAGAGGTCCTCGAGGCTTCCGGCCCCCACCCGTTCCAGCATGGCTT
This genomic interval carries:
- the gcvPA gene encoding aminomethyl-transferring glycine dehydrogenase subunit GcvPA; the encoded protein is MDYTPHTEEEIQAMLERVGAGSLEDLYRHLPKEVLNPEISLPEPLPEWAVLEELKRLAGKNKPAFKAFLGGGVRGHHTPPVVQALASRGEFLTAYTPYQPEVSQGVLQATFEYQTMIAELTGLEVANASMYDGATALAEGVLLALRETGRMEVWVSQGVHPEYRQVLLTYLEAVGASLRTLPLEGGRTPAVEVPEGVGAVVAQNPNFLGALEDLAPLAEAAHRAGALLVAVADPLSLGVLKPPGAYGADIAVGDGQTLGLPMGFGGPHFGYLATKKAFVRQMPGRLVSETVDAEGKRGYILTLQAREQYIRRAKAKSNITTNAQLTALMGAMYLAALGPEGLKEVALSGVAMAHRLWELLLEIPGVEPFTPKPFFNEFVLRLPKEPQTVREALAARGFHAATPVPKEYGENLALFAATELHREEDLLALQAAMREVLA